GTGTCATAGCGCTTCAGCTGCTTCGCCTCGTTCGCCACCAGCGTCTTGGCGGTCTCCTCATTGGTGGTTCCGATTTGCACCCCCACGATCTTGTCTTTCAGATCGTCCTTGCTCTTGATGCGCTCCTCATCGGCGCGCACCAGGACCACCTGGCCGTAGCGGAGGTAAGAGTCAGAGAAATCGAATTTCTTTTTGCGCTCCTCTGTGATGGTGATGCCAGAGGCAGCGAGGTCGAACTGCCTCTGCTCCAGGCCGGCAAAGATCCCCTCCCAAGCGGTGGAGACGATCACGGGCTTGCAGTTCAGCAGCTTGCAGATTTCATTCACCAGATCGACATCGAAACCCACGATCTCGTTCGTCTTCGGATCGGCGAATTCAAAAGGAGGGTAGGTGGTATCGCTGGCGATCTTCAACGTCCGCCCGCCCAGGTTGGGAAGCTGCGCAGCCGGAGCTGGAGTTGGAGTCAATGTGGCGGTTGGAGCTGGAGTCAGCGTGACGGCTGGAGTGCGAGTGGGGGCCGATGTTGCCCCAGGGACAGGAGTTGGAACCGGCGTGGCGGACGGCTGACACGCAACCGCCAGGAGCGCGAAGATCCAGATGCCCCACAGCAGGCGCCTCATGGTCTCCTCCTTAGTTAATTAACTCAGGGATAGGACTTGCGCCGTCGGGCTCCAATTCAGGAAAGCGGTGGCCCCAGGAGGAGGACCGCCGCGAAATCCCTAATGCATTCCGAGATATGCGGCCTGGACCTGAGGATTGTTCGCCAGCTCCTGGGCCGTTCCCTCCAGGACGATGCGACCGGTCTCCAGCACGTAGCCCCGGTGAGCCACCTGGAGGGCCATATGGGCATTCTGCTCGACCAGGAGGATGGTGGTGCCATGCTGGTTCAGCTGTCGGATGACCTCGAAGATGCTCTCCACGAGAATGGGGGCCAGGCCCATGGAAGGCTCATCCATCAGGAGAATACGCGGCTGCATCATCAGCGCCCGGGCGATGGCGAGCATCTGTTGCTCGCCCCCGGATAGGGTCCCGCCTTTCTGATGAAGGCGTTCCTTCAAGCGCGGGAAGATGGTGAACACAAACTCCATCCGCCTTGCCACTTCACGCCGATCCTTGACCGTATAAGCTCCCATCTCCAGGTTCTCCCAGACCGTCAGCTGAGGGAAGACCCGCCGCCCTTCCGGGACATGCCCCACACCTCGGGCCACGATTTCATGAGGGGGCAAATGGGTGATGTCTTCCCCATTCAGCAGCACGCGACCATGACGGGCGCGAACCAGCCCGGAGATCGTGCGGAGGGTGGTGCTCTTGCCTGCACCGTTGGCGCCGATCAGGGTAACGATCTCCCCCGGCTCGACTTTGAATGAGATCCCTTTCAGCGCATGGATGTGTCCATAATACGTATGGACATCGATAAGCTCCAGAACCGCCATTTCGCCCATTCCCGTATCTAAGATTGGAGTAGCCTCCTGGAGGCGATCGCGATTCGAGCTGATCTCCATGGGGCAAACCACTTCGGCGGTCTGCCCCCCGCTGAATCGCTATCCGAAGCCATCCGCTAACCGGAATGAGGAACCACCGGGTCCTGGGAAACTGGGAAATATAAGAGCAAAGAAATCCTCATGCCATCGCTCCGATCGCAACCCCTCGGCCCAGATACGCCTCGATGACCCGCGGGTTCCGTCGAACCTCCTCTGGGCTTCCCTCCGCGATCTTCTCCCCATAATCCAGCACGGTGACCCGCTCGGAGATCCCCATCACGACGCGCATCTGATGTTCGATCAGGATCACCGTGATACCCAGCTCATCCCGCAGACGTCGGATCAGCCGGGTGGTCTCGGCGGTCTCCTGAGGGTTCATACCGGCCGTGGGCTCGTCCAGCAGGATCAGCTTCGGGCGGGCCGCAAGGGCCCGGGCCAGCTCCACCTTGCGCTGCTCACCGTAAGGCAGGTTCTTGGCCAGCTCATCCGGCGAGGCCCGCAGCCCCACAAACCGGATCAGCCGCAGCGCCTCCTCCCGCAGCTCCCGTTCCTCCTCTCGAAAGCGAGAGGTTTGAAGCAGGATATCCACCGGGTTCGCACGAAATCGGGTATGCATGCCGACCAGGATGTTCTCCATCACCGTCATATTCCCAAACAGGCGGATGTTCTGAAAGGTTCGAGAGATGCCTCGAGCCGTGATCTGATCCGGCCGCAGCCCAACCAGGGAGCGCCCCTCGAATAGGATCTCCCCCTCATCCGGTTTATAGATCCCGGTGATGAGATTGAAGAGGGTGGTCTTACCGGCCCCGTTAGGCCCGATAATGCTTACGATACGGCCCGGTTCCAGGGTGAAATCCACCCGGTTCACCGCGACCAATCCCCCAAAGCGCTTGGTGATCTTCTTTAATTCAAGCAGGTAAGACATTCCCGCGCCTCCTGGCGCTGTGATCAACCATGCCCAATCCCTCTAATCCC
This genomic interval from Thermoflexus sp. contains the following:
- a CDS encoding transporter substrate-binding domain-containing protein: MRRLLWGIWIFALLAVACQPSATPVPTPVPGATSAPTRTPAVTLTPAPTATLTPTPAPAAQLPNLGGRTLKIASDTTYPPFEFADPKTNEIVGFDVDLVNEICKLLNCKPVIVSTAWEGIFAGLEQRQFDLAASGITITEERKKKFDFSDSYLRYGQVVLVRADEERIKSKDDLKDKIVGVQIGTTNEETAKTLVANEAKQLKRYDTFDLAVRALLAKDVDAVVIDSPAADGFMAQNPGKLKIAGQPFTSEDLGLCFPKGSDLVGPFNAALKVLKENGTLDRLYRKWFVEFKPGQ
- a CDS encoding ABC transporter ATP-binding protein, with protein sequence MAVLELIDVHTYYGHIHALKGISFKVEPGEIVTLIGANGAGKSTTLRTISGLVRARHGRVLLNGEDITHLPPHEIVARGVGHVPEGRRVFPQLTVWENLEMGAYTVKDRREVARRMEFVFTIFPRLKERLHQKGGTLSGGEQQMLAIARALMMQPRILLMDEPSMGLAPILVESIFEVIRQLNQHGTTILLVEQNAHMALQVAHRGYVLETGRIVLEGTAQELANNPQVQAAYLGMH
- a CDS encoding ABC transporter ATP-binding protein, which translates into the protein MSYLLELKKITKRFGGLVAVNRVDFTLEPGRIVSIIGPNGAGKTTLFNLITGIYKPDEGEILFEGRSLVGLRPDQITARGISRTFQNIRLFGNMTVMENILVGMHTRFRANPVDILLQTSRFREEERELREEALRLIRFVGLRASPDELAKNLPYGEQRKVELARALAARPKLILLDEPTAGMNPQETAETTRLIRRLRDELGITVILIEHQMRVVMGISERVTVLDYGEKIAEGSPEEVRRNPRVIEAYLGRGVAIGAMA